From Nitratidesulfovibrio vulgaris str. Hildenborough, a single genomic window includes:
- the potC gene encoding spermidine/putrescine ABC transporter permease PotC, with protein MFMRRLGMAWVWLVYAFLYLPILVVIVYSFNASKYSTAWSGFTLDWYAKLLANTPLVDAALNSLSVATLSATLATLLGSLAAMCLHRYRFPGRKVLHSSIYVLTVSPDIVMGISLLIFFIALRMELGFVTLLIAHTTLGLPFVTVTVLARLAEFDEHLVEAARDLGASEAAAYRHIILPLTLPAVAAGWLLSFTLSMDDVLISFFVTGPSFEVLPLKIYSMVRLGVKPDINALSAVMFGVTIVLVLLAQALTNMRRK; from the coding sequence ATGTTCATGCGTCGTCTCGGCATGGCGTGGGTATGGCTGGTCTATGCCTTCCTGTACCTGCCCATCCTCGTGGTCATCGTCTATTCGTTCAACGCCTCGAAGTACTCCACGGCGTGGAGCGGTTTCACCCTCGACTGGTACGCGAAGTTGCTCGCCAACACGCCCCTCGTCGACGCGGCCCTGAATTCGCTCTCGGTGGCCACACTCTCGGCCACGCTCGCCACCCTTCTGGGCTCGCTGGCGGCCATGTGCCTGCACCGCTACCGCTTTCCGGGGCGCAAGGTGCTGCACAGTTCCATCTACGTGCTCACCGTGTCGCCTGACATCGTCATGGGCATCTCGCTGCTCATCTTCTTCATCGCACTGCGCATGGAGCTCGGCTTCGTCACCCTGCTCATCGCGCACACCACGCTGGGCCTGCCCTTCGTCACCGTGACGGTGCTGGCCCGCCTTGCCGAGTTCGACGAGCACCTCGTGGAGGCCGCGCGCGACCTCGGAGCCTCTGAAGCCGCAGCCTACCGCCACATCATCCTGCCGCTCACCCTGCCCGCCGTGGCCGCCGGGTGGCTGCTGTCGTTCACCCTCTCCATGGACGACGTGCTCATCAGCTTCTTCGTCACCGGCCCCTCCTTCGAGGTGCTGCCGCTGAAGATCTATTCCATGGTCCGTCTTGGCGTGAAGCCCGACATCAACGCGCTCTCGGCCGTCATGTTCGGGGTAACCATCGTACTGGTCCTGCTGGCGCAGGCCCTGACCAACATGAGGAGGAAGTAG
- a CDS encoding ABC transporter permease subunit translates to MAKRNAFRNASIAVVALWLGLFALLPNAGLLLVTVLQRGEQDFVEPVFTLANYARLFDPTFLRILWDSIALAATSTFVCLLVGYPFAYRIAMARRSVRPWFLLLVIIPFWTNSLIRTYALIILLKSQGLVSDVLLFLGFIDAPISLMYSDLAVFVGLTYTLLPFMILPLYVSIDKLDRKLLDAAKDLGAGSLRAFWHVTLPLTMPGIVAGSMLVFLPSLACFYIPEILGGAKAMLIGNFIKNQFLVARDWPLGAAASTILTLLLVLLIVAWWLASRRVAAREKHEQDAALFTEAG, encoded by the coding sequence ATGGCGAAGCGTAACGCCTTCCGCAACGCGAGCATCGCAGTCGTGGCGCTGTGGCTGGGGCTCTTCGCCCTGCTGCCCAACGCGGGGCTGCTGCTCGTCACCGTGCTGCAACGGGGCGAACAGGACTTCGTGGAACCCGTGTTCACGCTGGCCAACTACGCCCGCCTCTTCGACCCCACCTTCCTGCGCATCCTGTGGGACAGCATCGCGCTGGCGGCCACAAGCACCTTCGTGTGCCTGCTGGTGGGCTACCCCTTCGCCTACCGCATCGCCATGGCGCGGCGCAGCGTCCGCCCGTGGTTCCTGCTGCTGGTCATCATCCCCTTCTGGACCAACTCGCTCATCCGCACCTACGCGCTCATCATCCTGCTCAAGTCGCAGGGGCTGGTCAGCGACGTGCTGCTCTTCCTCGGCTTCATCGACGCCCCCATATCGCTCATGTACAGCGATCTCGCAGTGTTCGTGGGTCTCACCTACACGTTGCTGCCGTTCATGATCCTGCCGCTGTACGTCTCCATCGACAAACTCGACCGGAAACTCCTCGATGCGGCCAAGGACCTTGGCGCAGGCAGTCTGCGCGCCTTCTGGCACGTGACGCTGCCGCTCACCATGCCCGGCATCGTGGCGGGTTCCATGCTTGTCTTCCTGCCTTCGCTGGCCTGCTTCTACATCCCGGAGATTCTGGGCGGGGCCAAGGCCATGCTCATCGGCAACTTCATCAAGAACCAGTTCCTCGTGGCGCGTGACTGGCCGCTGGGCGCCGCCGCGAGCACCATCCTCACGCTGCTTCTCGTGCTGCTCATCGTGGCGTGGTGGCTGGCAAGCCGCCGGGTGGCCGCGCGCGAGAAGCACGAACAGGATGCAGCGCTGTTCACGGAGGCCGGGTAG
- the potA gene encoding spermidine/putrescine ABC transporter ATP-binding protein PotA, which produces MAEKDNIIELRGVTKNFEDTCALDNIDLEIRNGEFLTLLGPSGCGKTTILRLISGFEKPDAGVITLKGQRMDDAPPEARQVNTVFQNYALFPHMSVRENVGFGLRMQRRPKDEIARRVHDALRMVHLEAHADRRPRQLSGGQQQRVAIARAVVNNPLVLLLDEPFSALDYKLRKQMQLEIKHLQRQLGITFVFVTHDQEEAFAMSDRVVVMNDGKIEQIGSPQEIYEEPANLYVARFVGEINILNAVIAANHGDGLYDAVIEGVTFPIRSQRTFAPGDKVNVLLRPEDLRVYTLTEDRPAGPHLTGRIEESVYKGATVDLIVTLSDGRRLMAAEFFNEDDVDINYNPGETVTVSWVDGWEVVLPDGEA; this is translated from the coding sequence ATGGCGGAAAAGGACAACATCATTGAATTGCGCGGCGTCACGAAGAACTTCGAAGACACCTGCGCACTCGACAATATCGACCTCGAAATCCGTAACGGCGAATTCCTGACGCTGCTCGGCCCTTCGGGCTGCGGCAAGACCACCATCCTGCGGCTCATCTCCGGCTTCGAGAAGCCCGATGCGGGTGTCATCACCCTCAAGGGACAGCGCATGGATGACGCCCCGCCCGAGGCGCGGCAGGTCAACACGGTGTTCCAGAACTACGCGCTCTTCCCGCACATGTCGGTGCGCGAGAACGTGGGGTTCGGCCTGCGGATGCAGCGTCGCCCCAAGGACGAGATCGCCCGGCGCGTGCACGACGCCCTGCGCATGGTGCATCTCGAAGCCCACGCCGACCGCCGCCCCCGCCAGCTTTCGGGCGGGCAGCAGCAGCGCGTGGCCATCGCCCGCGCCGTGGTCAACAACCCGCTGGTGCTGCTGCTCGACGAACCGTTCAGCGCACTCGACTACAAGCTGCGCAAGCAGATGCAGCTCGAGATCAAGCACCTGCAACGGCAGCTCGGCATCACCTTCGTCTTCGTCACCCACGATCAGGAAGAGGCATTTGCCATGTCCGACCGTGTGGTGGTCATGAACGACGGCAAGATCGAACAGATAGGCTCGCCGCAGGAAATCTACGAAGAACCCGCCAACCTGTACGTGGCGCGCTTCGTGGGTGAGATCAACATCCTGAACGCGGTCATCGCCGCGAACCACGGCGACGGGCTGTACGATGCCGTCATCGAGGGAGTGACCTTCCCGATACGCAGCCAGCGCACCTTCGCCCCCGGCGACAAGGTGAACGTGCTGCTGCGCCCCGAAGACCTGCGCGTGTACACCCTCACCGAAGACCGCCCCGCGGGGCCGCATCTCACCGGACGCATCGAGGAGTCGGTGTACAAGGGTGCCACGGTGGACCTCATCGTCACCCTCTCCGATGGTCGCAGGCTCATGGCTGCCGAGTTCTTCAACGAGGACGACGTCGACATCAACTACAATCCCGGCGAGACCGTCACGGTGAGCTGGGTCGACGGCTGGGAGGTCGTGCTGCCCGATGGCGAAGCGTAA
- a CDS encoding energy transducer TonB, whose protein sequence is MSTRNKPGSLTHSGRDPGRLARANPPVEEETPVVCTPPAWDWGNMTRCHARDGATDAVPQSCADGLVAAQPEESKKNTPPAAGQPLPDMPSLHTGCSRKTFTAKGMGTRLASWRGVWGSVLVHLCAVATLVAAPLGGSTITSSSTGHMMVSLASLPGGAGQGTSGAPAEPSGRMSRESATPHPSQQTQQETVTRPETTPTQRSQAAKTSPRDIAPRHDKRPEKRVDNRPEMKTAQPAPKPVPEKPTAATTHPSDTTATDVTSPPDTPAHEATAPASATKATSGTPANAAPRSGNDGTGDITGDNSGSGSGETAKTGQGKSSGHGEAGPATPFGYALADVDAPPSVCSKVPPDYPRRARRTGTEGRVVLRLLVHENGAPGHLSVVESTPPGIFDQSAMEAVARWRFAPGRREGRAVPTWVLLPVRFDLASR, encoded by the coding sequence ATGTCAACACGCAACAAACCGGGTTCATTGACGCACTCCGGGCGCGACCCCGGAAGGCTGGCGCGCGCCAATCCCCCCGTCGAAGAGGAGACGCCGGTCGTGTGCACGCCTCCGGCGTGGGACTGGGGAAACATGACGAGATGCCACGCCCGGGACGGGGCAACGGACGCAGTGCCACAATCGTGTGCTGATGGGCTTGTTGCCGCACAGCCGGAGGAATCGAAGAAGAACACCCCGCCAGCCGCAGGACAGCCGCTGCCGGACATGCCCTCCCTGCACACGGGTTGCAGCCGGAAGACCTTCACAGCAAAGGGCATGGGAACGCGACTTGCCAGCTGGCGCGGGGTGTGGGGTTCGGTACTCGTCCACCTGTGCGCCGTGGCGACACTGGTAGCCGCCCCCCTTGGGGGCAGCACCATCACGTCCTCGTCGACGGGGCACATGATGGTCAGCCTCGCAAGCCTGCCGGGTGGCGCAGGGCAGGGCACATCGGGGGCACCTGCTGAACCTTCGGGGCGCATGTCCCGTGAATCAGCCACGCCCCACCCTTCACAGCAGACGCAGCAAGAGACGGTAACGCGACCGGAAACCACGCCCACCCAACGCAGCCAAGCCGCCAAGACAAGCCCGAGGGACATCGCGCCCCGACACGACAAGCGGCCCGAGAAGCGAGTAGACAATCGGCCCGAAATGAAAACTGCACAGCCCGCCCCGAAACCTGTGCCCGAAAAGCCCACCGCCGCGACGACACACCCTAGCGATACGACGGCAACAGACGTCACCTCACCGCCCGACACGCCTGCGCATGAAGCCACTGCCCCGGCATCCGCAACAAAGGCGACATCGGGGACACCAGCCAACGCTGCCCCGCGCAGTGGCAACGACGGCACCGGCGACATCACCGGCGACAACAGCGGCAGCGGCAGCGGCGAAACCGCCAAGACAGGGCAAGGCAAGTCGTCAGGGCACGGCGAGGCAGGTCCGGCAACCCCCTTCGGGTATGCCCTCGCCGACGTGGACGCCCCCCCGTCCGTCTGCAGCAAGGTGCCCCCGGACTACCCGCGCCGGGCACGCCGTACAGGGACCGAGGGCCGGGTCGTGCTGCGCCTTCTGGTGCATGAGAACGGTGCCCCCGGTCACCTTTCCGTCGTGGAATCCACCCCGCCCGGCATCTTCGACCAGAGCGCCATGGAGGCTGTGGCCCGGTGGCGCTTCGCCCCCGGCAGACGCGAAGGACGCGCCGTACCCACATGGGTACTGCTGCCCGTCCGCTTCGACCTCGCCAGCCGCTGA
- a CDS encoding TonB-dependent receptor: protein MGKRLMAALALAAMVCAGTAHAEDAPPASGGATLLEEEVVVSAPIIEGNEVTRYAGQYTEVTQEQITDLNAQDMSSALRRTPGVNISRYNPVGSFGGAEGGGVFIRGMGSSRPGSEIMTMYDGVPRYNPVFSHPLLDMLPMDPAQSIRVYKGVQPTEFGNAFSAIDVIPKRMTEDGYRTRLFTSYGSYNTFTQGVEHGGKQGGVDYYAGQSVRLSDGHREHSDGQIENYFGRLGYDLYENWNVSWFGNVTRNVARDPGSSLSTGNDGRFYTDDVLNVITLANDYGDADGHIKVYWNNGYANWAGQKGNADTTISDWDLYGLRAREAFRAWEGGEVTAGFDYDVMSGKALFENDNGTSSEFEREDFVLFSPYAAVSHEFGSRDDFYAIPSAGMRFYTHNEFGDQVAPHTGLVFGYRDTELHAGYARGVNYPGLNVAVFSENVIPPIMGGPFRDDWKNLDPELVDHFEAGVSQKLWGKVKADLTAFWDEGTDRYAVVQGTPKRFRNIESFTIQGLEGTLTYTPFADLSVYAGATWLDTFPSDLPYAPEWTFSAGLNWRFLQHFRLSLDAQYVTGEQVLSQGRTENAVNASEVDPYHVVNGRIAYVFDYAPWEIKEAEVYLALENITDSDYEYRPGYRMPGSSATVGLSVTF from the coding sequence ATGGGCAAGAGGCTGATGGCGGCACTGGCACTGGCGGCGATGGTCTGTGCCGGTACGGCACACGCAGAGGACGCACCCCCCGCATCCGGCGGGGCGACATTGCTTGAAGAGGAGGTGGTGGTCTCCGCGCCCATCATCGAAGGCAACGAGGTGACACGGTACGCGGGGCAGTACACCGAGGTCACGCAGGAGCAGATTACCGACCTCAACGCGCAGGACATGTCATCCGCCCTGCGACGCACCCCCGGCGTGAACATCTCCCGCTACAATCCCGTGGGGTCGTTCGGCGGTGCCGAAGGCGGTGGTGTCTTCATCCGGGGCATGGGTTCCAGCCGTCCCGGCAGCGAAATCATGACCATGTACGACGGTGTGCCGCGCTACAACCCTGTCTTCAGCCATCCCTTGCTCGATATGCTGCCCATGGACCCGGCACAGTCCATCCGCGTGTACAAGGGGGTGCAGCCCACAGAATTCGGCAACGCCTTCTCCGCCATCGACGTCATCCCCAAGCGCATGACCGAAGACGGCTACCGCACGCGCCTGTTCACCTCGTACGGCAGCTACAACACCTTCACGCAGGGGGTGGAACACGGCGGCAAGCAGGGTGGCGTCGACTACTACGCCGGACAGAGTGTGCGTCTCTCCGACGGGCACCGTGAGCATTCCGACGGGCAGATAGAGAACTACTTCGGCAGACTCGGCTACGACCTGTATGAGAACTGGAACGTATCGTGGTTCGGCAACGTGACGCGCAACGTGGCACGCGACCCCGGCAGCAGCCTCTCTACGGGCAACGACGGGCGTTTCTACACCGACGACGTGCTCAACGTGATCACCCTCGCCAACGACTACGGCGATGCCGACGGACACATCAAGGTCTACTGGAACAACGGCTACGCCAACTGGGCAGGGCAGAAGGGCAATGCCGACACGACCATCAGCGACTGGGACCTCTACGGGCTGCGCGCCCGCGAGGCGTTTCGCGCGTGGGAGGGCGGTGAGGTGACGGCGGGCTTCGACTACGACGTCATGAGCGGCAAGGCCCTTTTCGAGAACGACAACGGCACCTCGTCGGAGTTCGAACGTGAGGACTTCGTCCTCTTCTCGCCCTACGCCGCCGTGAGTCACGAGTTCGGTTCCCGTGACGATTTCTACGCCATTCCCTCGGCGGGGATGCGTTTCTACACGCATAACGAGTTCGGCGACCAGGTGGCACCCCATACCGGACTCGTCTTCGGGTACCGCGACACGGAACTTCACGCGGGCTACGCACGCGGCGTCAACTACCCCGGTCTGAACGTGGCGGTGTTCTCCGAGAACGTCATTCCACCCATCATGGGCGGCCCCTTCCGTGACGACTGGAAGAACCTCGACCCCGAACTCGTCGACCATTTCGAAGCGGGCGTCAGCCAGAAGCTGTGGGGCAAGGTGAAGGCCGACCTCACCGCGTTCTGGGATGAGGGAACCGACCGTTACGCGGTGGTGCAGGGAACGCCGAAGCGGTTCCGCAACATCGAATCGTTCACCATCCAGGGGCTTGAGGGCACCCTGACCTACACCCCCTTCGCCGACCTTTCGGTGTACGCCGGGGCCACATGGCTGGACACCTTCCCGAGTGACCTCCCCTATGCGCCCGAGTGGACCTTCAGCGCGGGCCTCAACTGGCGCTTCCTGCAACACTTCAGGCTCAGTCTCGACGCACAGTATGTGACGGGCGAGCAGGTACTGAGTCAGGGCCGCACGGAGAATGCCGTCAATGCGAGCGAGGTCGACCCCTACCATGTGGTGAACGGCCGCATCGCCTATGTCTTCGACTACGCGCCGTGGGAAATCAAGGAAGCAGAGGTCTACCTCGCGCTGGAGAACATCACCGACTCGGACTACGAATACCGCCCCGGTTACCGTATGCCGGGTTCCAGTGCCACGGTGGGGTTGAGCGTGACCTTCTAG
- a CDS encoding class I SAM-dependent methyltransferase has product MTPLHGAATPASASAAGSMKASHEASADPRSRFFDERAATWEQRCYPPEARRRLAALVPRFGVERGDCVLDMGTGTGVLIPYLRDGVGDAGRILSFDVSFEMVRRAGCKERDAKGLCVQATAMRIPARDGVFDRVVCFAAFPHFADKPAAMREMARVVRPGGEVVIAHLLSRAELARHHGGHPAVAEDALPDDATMRGLMHDAGLVEGSITDGPGMYVARARKPRTCRAGEGGVPGTPGTPGGRAGGSAGGEGAESAIAGDAEGNGSGVEAGFEARRVFTALKQNDAMHHSAVYGVLSGLLRAFACDAALPHGAPGQGGALRILDVGCGEAADVVQALEGVTVGAYTGVDTSAPALAEARRHLAALGCPVTLIEGDYRLALNTSQGSVDVLWMGLFLHHLPRALKADFLHTAHGLLAPGGMVLAHDPIMGEDDTRETMLARMEAIGRERWHFLTPEEVGMVHRHWSCHGHQERFSDLCALGEAAGFEVDMVWHDADRTYGLVRFMRRG; this is encoded by the coding sequence ATGACACCTCTCCACGGGGCTGCGACCCCGGCATCCGCTTCTGCCGCTGGCAGCATGAAGGCCAGCCACGAGGCGTCGGCCGACCCGCGTTCACGGTTCTTCGACGAACGTGCCGCCACATGGGAGCAGCGCTGCTACCCGCCTGAAGCACGCCGGAGGCTGGCTGCGCTCGTCCCGCGTTTCGGCGTGGAACGCGGTGACTGCGTGCTGGACATGGGCACGGGCACGGGAGTGCTCATCCCGTACCTTCGCGATGGCGTGGGCGATGCAGGGCGCATCCTGTCCTTCGACGTGTCCTTCGAGATGGTCCGCCGTGCGGGCTGCAAGGAACGCGACGCCAAGGGGCTGTGCGTGCAGGCCACGGCCATGCGCATTCCCGCCCGTGACGGCGTCTTCGACCGCGTCGTATGCTTCGCGGCCTTTCCCCACTTCGCGGACAAGCCAGCCGCCATGCGCGAGATGGCGCGGGTGGTGCGCCCCGGAGGCGAGGTCGTCATCGCCCACCTGTTGAGCCGTGCCGAACTCGCCCGACACCACGGCGGGCATCCTGCCGTGGCCGAAGACGCGCTGCCCGATGATGCGACCATGCGTGGGCTGATGCACGACGCGGGCCTTGTGGAAGGTTCCATCACCGACGGCCCCGGCATGTACGTCGCCCGCGCCCGCAAGCCGCGCACTTGCCGCGCCGGGGAGGGTGGCGTGCCCGGTACGCCCGGTACGCCCGGAGGGCGTGCGGGCGGTTCAGCGGGTGGGGAGGGTGCGGAGTCTGCCATCGCCGGTGACGCGGAAGGGAACGGTTCCGGTGTGGAGGCGGGTTTCGAGGCGCGACGGGTGTTCACCGCCTTGAAACAGAACGACGCCATGCACCACTCCGCCGTCTATGGTGTGCTCTCCGGCTTGCTTCGTGCCTTTGCCTGCGATGCAGCCCTCCCGCACGGTGCACCGGGCCAGGGGGGCGCGTTGCGTATCCTCGACGTGGGATGCGGCGAGGCCGCCGACGTGGTGCAGGCCCTCGAGGGCGTCACGGTGGGGGCCTACACGGGGGTGGATACGTCCGCGCCAGCGCTGGCCGAGGCGCGGCGGCATCTTGCCGCACTGGGGTGCCCGGTGACCCTCATCGAGGGCGACTACCGCCTTGCGCTGAACACGTCGCAAGGCAGTGTCGACGTCCTGTGGATGGGACTGTTCCTGCATCACCTTCCGCGCGCCCTGAAGGCGGACTTTCTGCACACGGCCCATGGACTGCTGGCACCCGGTGGCATGGTGCTGGCGCATGACCCCATCATGGGCGAGGACGACACGCGCGAGACCATGCTGGCACGCATGGAGGCCATCGGGCGGGAACGCTGGCATTTCCTGACGCCTGAAGAGGTGGGCATGGTGCATCGGCACTGGTCGTGCCACGGGCATCAGGAACGTTTCAGCGACCTGTGCGCACTGGGAGAGGCCGCCGGTTTCGAGGTGGACATGGTGTGGCACGACGCCGACCGGACTTACGGGCTGGTGCGTTTCATGCGGCGCGGCTGA
- a CDS encoding metal ABC transporter solute-binding protein, Zn/Mn family, with protein MNEVHPDVGRGMALCAGPVALASALVILMLSCFMMAPSEARAAERLMVLTGTTLIEDVVKDVGGARVETRTVIPGAACPGHYDMRASDIAAFARADIILLHDWQRGQSHIKAMLATDAGAAGKVRVPEAPGNWMLPQVQARGTAAVTALLAEADTAFAEDYARRGGERVARIGAVGEEVREAVKRTGVVGQPVIADAMQRPLLEWMGLRVVADYGRFEEMGAEALGRAMTAAREAGAVLAVDNLQSTGGAGAALAADLGARHVVLTNFPGGFPDAPDWESSLRRNVEIVLGALRDSVSVAEAHGDGGTMSPVPVASTTLRTACPAPVGLP; from the coding sequence ATGAACGAAGTACATCCAGATGTCGGGCGAGGCATGGCCTTGTGTGCCGGGCCTGTGGCCTTGGCGTCCGCGCTGGTCATCCTGATGCTCTCGTGCTTCATGATGGCCCCTTCAGAGGCGCGGGCTGCGGAACGCCTCATGGTGCTCACGGGCACGACCCTCATCGAGGACGTGGTCAAGGACGTGGGAGGCGCGCGCGTGGAGACGCGCACCGTCATTCCGGGGGCCGCGTGCCCCGGGCATTACGACATGCGCGCCTCGGATATCGCAGCCTTCGCCCGTGCCGACATCATCCTGCTGCACGACTGGCAACGCGGGCAGAGTCACATCAAGGCCATGCTCGCCACCGACGCAGGCGCGGCAGGCAAGGTGCGTGTGCCCGAAGCCCCCGGAAACTGGATGCTCCCACAGGTGCAGGCGCGCGGTACTGCTGCTGTGACCGCCCTGCTGGCAGAGGCCGATACGGCGTTCGCAGAAGACTACGCCCGTCGCGGTGGTGAGCGAGTTGCCCGCATCGGGGCCGTGGGCGAAGAGGTGCGCGAGGCCGTGAAGCGCACCGGAGTCGTGGGTCAGCCTGTCATTGCCGACGCCATGCAACGGCCGTTGCTGGAGTGGATGGGCTTGCGCGTGGTGGCCGACTATGGGCGCTTCGAGGAGATGGGCGCAGAGGCCCTCGGGCGGGCCATGACCGCCGCGCGCGAGGCCGGGGCGGTGCTGGCCGTGGACAACCTGCAATCCACGGGCGGGGCAGGGGCGGCCCTTGCCGCTGACCTCGGTGCACGGCATGTGGTGCTCACCAACTTCCCCGGTGGGTTCCCGGATGCGCCGGACTGGGAGTCGTCGCTTCGCCGAAACGTCGAAATCGTGCTGGGGGCCTTGCGTGACAGCGTCTCGGTTGCCGAGGCTCATGGCGACGGGGGTACGATGTCGCCGGTACCCGTCGCATCGACCACACTCCGTACCGCATGTCCTGCGCCTGTGGGCCTTCCATGA
- a CDS encoding ABC transporter ATP-binding protein: MNTVHPETPATGMCTAYSSDCPPASSALHGGPAAPPAAVAAPVVSLREVSVVRRGRCILAVESFEAQSGEFVVVVGPNGAGKSTLLGVMNGFVRPAFFRPAFFRPGSGGPGNGRAEVLGCDMRSFGGWRVRKRVALVAQMVDVDARLPISVLETVMVGGYGRLGLWRRPGKALRELALSHLERTGIAHLAHRPFGQCSGGERQRAAIARALTQEPDILLLDEPTSALDWHAQRGILALVADIHAERRHTARPLTTVMVTHDLNALYHGGEGEARRTVPDRVVCMAEGRVTWSGPVADALDAERLTALYGTPIDIIRHGPRPVVLF, translated from the coding sequence ATGAACACGGTGCATCCTGAAACGCCTGCAACTGGCATGTGCACCGCGTATTCCTCCGACTGTCCGCCTGCTTCGTCCGCCTTGCATGGCGGTCCGGCAGCGCCCCCGGCTGCCGTCGCGGCGCCTGTGGTGTCGCTGCGCGAGGTCTCCGTCGTCCGGCGGGGCAGGTGCATCCTCGCGGTGGAGTCGTTCGAAGCGCAGTCCGGTGAATTCGTGGTCGTGGTCGGCCCCAACGGGGCCGGAAAATCCACACTCCTCGGCGTGATGAACGGCTTCGTCCGCCCCGCTTTTTTCAGGCCCGCCTTCTTCAGGCCCGGCAGTGGCGGCCCCGGCAACGGCAGGGCCGAGGTGCTGGGGTGCGACATGCGCTCCTTCGGGGGCTGGCGGGTGCGCAAGCGTGTCGCCCTCGTTGCGCAGATGGTGGACGTGGATGCACGGCTGCCCATAAGCGTTCTCGAGACGGTGATGGTGGGCGGCTACGGCAGGCTGGGGCTGTGGCGCAGGCCCGGAAAGGCATTGCGCGAACTTGCGTTGTCGCACCTCGAACGCACGGGTATCGCGCATCTGGCGCATCGTCCCTTCGGGCAATGTTCGGGTGGTGAGCGACAGCGGGCGGCCATTGCCCGTGCCCTCACGCAGGAACCCGACATCCTGCTTCTGGATGAGCCCACCTCGGCCCTCGACTGGCATGCCCAGCGGGGCATCCTCGCGCTGGTGGCCGACATCCATGCCGAACGCCGCCATACGGCGCGCCCGCTGACCACGGTGATGGTCACGCACGACCTCAACGCCCTGTATCACGGTGGCGAGGGTGAGGCGCGGCGCACCGTGCCCGACCGGGTGGTGTGCATGGCAGAGGGCCGTGTGACATGGTCGGGGCCCGTGGCGGACGCACTGGACGCCGAACGCCTGACGGCCCTGTACGGAACCCCCATCGACATCATCCGTCACGGGCCTCGGCCCGTGGTTCTGTTCTAG
- a CDS encoding metal ABC transporter permease gives MGSSPFDHAFMLHALAAGALAGVACSVAGVFAVLMRLTFIGVCLAHAAFAGGLLALAFGLPSLPAALASSMVAALVVGPLADRGEISPDTAVGIVFSAMIGVAVLCMGLLPGPKTEALNLFWGSILTVRPRDVWLLAAVAGVAVVGVAVFFKEVQAVACHRSVAAAVGIPATAVFYAILLQTGVTVTACLPSVGGLLVYSLLVSPAAAAYQLTYSLGRMFLLAMFFGALSGVGGVLVAWYLDVPAGAAVVLFSCALFLLAAWFSPKRDRAARSASSRG, from the coding sequence GTGGGTTCGTCACCGTTCGATCATGCCTTCATGCTGCATGCCCTCGCCGCAGGCGCCCTCGCCGGAGTGGCCTGTTCCGTGGCGGGGGTCTTCGCCGTGCTGATGCGGCTGACGTTCATCGGGGTGTGCCTCGCCCATGCCGCGTTCGCCGGAGGCTTGCTGGCACTGGCCTTCGGACTGCCCTCGCTGCCCGCAGCCCTTGCCAGCAGCATGGTCGCCGCACTGGTGGTCGGGCCACTGGCTGACAGGGGTGAGATTTCGCCCGACACCGCCGTGGGTATCGTCTTCTCGGCCATGATAGGTGTCGCCGTCCTGTGCATGGGGCTGTTGCCCGGCCCCAAGACCGAGGCCCTGAACCTGTTCTGGGGGTCGATACTCACCGTGCGCCCCCGCGACGTGTGGCTGCTTGCGGCGGTGGCGGGAGTCGCCGTCGTGGGTGTCGCGGTGTTCTTCAAGGAAGTGCAGGCGGTGGCGTGCCACCGTTCTGTGGCCGCTGCCGTGGGCATACCCGCCACGGCGGTGTTCTACGCCATCCTGCTGCAGACCGGGGTGACGGTCACGGCGTGCCTGCCCAGCGTGGGCGGGTTGCTGGTCTACAGCCTTCTGGTGAGCCCCGCTGCCGCTGCCTATCAGCTCACCTACAGCCTCGGGCGCATGTTCCTGCTGGCGATGTTCTTCGGAGCCCTGTCGGGCGTGGGGGGAGTGCTGGTGGCGTGGTATCTCGACGTTCCCGCAGGGGCGGCGGTGGTGCTCTTCTCTTGTGCGCTGTTCCTGCTGGCCGCGTGGTTCTCGCCCAAGCGAGACCGGGCTGCGCGGTCGGCCTCTTCGAGGGGGTGA